From bacterium, the proteins below share one genomic window:
- a CDS encoding sigma-54 dependent transcriptional regulator — protein sequence MDTEKMVLNQTVLVVDDEAPVRESLETLLEDLFVVLMAENGEMAMKSLGESEIDLIILDVMMPGMGGMATLDAIMKLADPPEVIMLSAADSARLGVQAIKNGAFDYIAKPFDSTELLKVVEKALEKRQLKREVIYLRSEVVKLSGFSNIVGKSRGMQEVFRIVQQICKTDSNVLITGESGTGKELIARIIHSKGQRNSGSFVSVNCAAIPQELLESEFFGHEKGSFTGAHERRIGKFELAKDGIMFLDEISTLRQDLQAKLLRVLQERELTRVGGSQSIRVNAQIISATNQDLRELISEHKFREDLYYRLNVLPVHLPPLRERRSDIPLLVRHFLGKIAYRLNRKVSDVTPEAMEVFKTYHWPGNIREMENLLERLVAFSADNNALDVHDLPNEVVFPEPSSHGGIVVSSKGLLDARGRFEKMYILSALRKSGWNQSEAARELGIHRNTLIKKMAAHGLGLRYG from the coding sequence TCTTGTTGTTGATGATGAAGCACCGGTGCGGGAATCTCTCGAGACCCTCCTGGAGGATCTCTTTGTCGTTCTTATGGCTGAAAACGGTGAAATGGCCATGAAGTCACTGGGTGAAAGTGAGATAGATCTGATTATCCTGGATGTGATGATGCCCGGGATGGGCGGAATGGCTACTCTGGACGCCATTATGAAGTTGGCGGATCCTCCCGAAGTGATCATGCTGTCCGCCGCGGACAGTGCGCGCCTGGGTGTGCAGGCGATAAAAAACGGCGCTTTTGATTACATAGCGAAACCTTTCGATTCAACGGAATTGCTCAAAGTTGTGGAGAAAGCGCTGGAGAAAAGACAACTCAAGAGAGAGGTTATTTACCTCAGGTCTGAAGTGGTCAAACTGAGCGGTTTCAGCAATATCGTCGGTAAATCCAGAGGCATGCAGGAAGTATTTCGTATCGTTCAGCAGATCTGCAAAACGGATTCCAACGTTCTCATAACGGGCGAGAGTGGGACCGGAAAGGAGCTGATAGCGCGGATCATACACTCCAAAGGGCAGAGAAACAGCGGTTCCTTTGTGTCTGTGAACTGTGCCGCTATCCCTCAGGAACTGCTGGAGAGCGAATTTTTCGGGCACGAGAAAGGATCGTTCACGGGTGCCCATGAGAGAAGGATTGGCAAGTTCGAACTTGCCAAGGATGGGATCATGTTTCTGGATGAGATCTCAACACTCAGACAGGACCTCCAGGCTAAACTTCTCAGGGTCCTTCAGGAGCGCGAATTAACACGAGTTGGCGGCAGCCAGTCCATCAGGGTCAATGCCCAGATCATCTCCGCAACGAACCAGGATCTACGTGAACTGATAAGCGAGCACAAGTTCAGGGAGGATTTGTATTACAGGCTCAACGTTCTTCCCGTACACCTGCCCCCTCTCAGAGAGCGCAGGAGTGATATCCCGCTGCTGGTCCGGCACTTCCTCGGGAAGATCGCCTATCGCCTGAACAGGAAGGTATCGGATGTCACACCCGAGGCCATGGAGGTATTCAAAACATATCATTGGCCAGGGAACATCCGGGAGATGGAAAACCTGCTGGAGCGCCTTGTTGCTTTCTCCGCGGATAACAACGCATTGGATGTCCATGATCTGCCTAACGAGGTAGTATTTCCAGAGCCCAGCAGCCATGGAGGGATCGTGGTCAGTTCCAAAGGTCTTCTGGATGCCAGAGGCAGGTTTGAAAAAATGTATATCCTGTCAGCCCTGAGGAAGTCCGGATGGAACCAGTCCGAAGCCGCCAGGGAGCTGGGGATCCACAGAAACACCCTCATCAAAAAGATGGCAGCCCACGGCCTGGGGCTCAGGTACGGATGA